The DNA window CTTCTATATTTCGATCTTTATCGAATCATGGAGATTGTGATGGACGCTCTTGCCGTCATCAAAGCCCTAGCAGCCCTCGCGCAGGAGCATCGCCTTGCGGCGTTCCGCCTGCTGGTCCAGGCGGGTGAGGAAGGCTTGCCGGCCGGTGTGATTGGAGAAAAGCTGGGCGTCGTGTCGTCTTCCATGAGCTTCCATCTTGCAGCGTTGGCGAACGCCGGGCTGGTCACTCAGCGTCGCCAGAGCCGCCTCATCATCTACACGGCTAACTATCCGGCGATGAACGCACTGATGGGCTATCTCACCGAGAATTGTTGCGGCGGTGTCCCTTGCACGGATGACCTGCTCTGCTGCCCCAGCCCCTCTGCACCCTCACACTCCGCACCCGAGGAGGATGTCGCATGACTGACCGCATCTTCAACGTGCTGTTCCTCTGCACCGGCAATTCGGCTCGCTCGATCATCGGAGAGGTGCTCACCAACCATCACGGTGCGGGGCGCTTCCGCGCCTATAGTGCGGGCAGCAATCCCAAGGGTGAGGTTCACCCGATGGCCATCGAAACACTCGGCAGCCTTGGCTACGACACCGCAGGTCTGCGGTCCAAAAGCTGGGGCGAATTCACTGGCCCTGATGCGCCCCAGTTCGATTTCATCTTCACCGTCTGCGACAATGCGGCGGGCGAAGCCTGTCCCGTCTGGCTTGGCCATCCGATGACCGCACATTGGGGTATCGAAGATCCCGCTGCCGTCGAAGGTGACGGTCAGGGCCAGGCGTTTATCAATGCCATCTCTTATCTGCACAGGCGCATTGAGCTTTTCCTGTCGCTCAAGCTTAGTGTCCTCGATGGCATGGCGACGGAGCGCAAGCTCAAGGACATTGGCCAGATCGAAGGCGCCAGCCTCAAGGCGGAGAACCCTCAGTGACCACTGACATCATCATCTATCACAACCCGGAATGCGGCACCTCGCGCAATGCGCTGGCCATGATCCGCAACGCCGGGATCGAGCCACATGTGGTGGAATATCTCAAGACGCCGCCCTCGCGCCCGCTGCTCGAAAGCCTGATCGCGCGGGCCGGGATCACCCCGCGCGCGCTGCTGCGCGAGAAGGGCACACCTTTTGCCGAGTTGGGCCTGGACAACCCGGATCTCAGCGACGTGCAGCTCATCGATGCGATGATGGAGCACCCCATCCTGATCAACCGACCGCTGGTGGTCTCGCCGCTGGGCGTCAAGCTGTGCCGCCCCTCCGAGGAGGTGTTGGACCTGATCCCCGCCCAGCAGCGCGGCGCCTTCGCCAAGGAAGACGGCGAGCAGGTGATCGATGCCGAAGGCAAGCGGATCACGGCGGGCTGAATGGCACCGGCGATCACCATCAGGCAGGCTGCGGTGCAGGACGGCAGCGCGATTGCGGCCATCTATGCTCATCATGTCCTGCATGGCACCGCGACCTTTGACACGGTGCCGCGGTCGACCGACGACACGGAGGCCAGGATCGAGGAGTGCCTGGCGCGAGGCTGGCCATTTCTGGTGGCCGAACGTGACGGGGCGGTGATCGGCTATGCCTATGCCACCCAGTTCCGGGACCGCCCCGCCTATGCGGCGGCCTGCGAGGACTCGATCTATCTGCACCCCGATTATCTGGGGCAGGGCGTCGGCAAGGTGTTGCTGGCGGCCTTGCTGGTCGCGGCCGAGCAGGCCGGCTTTCGCCAGATGATCGCCGTGGCGGGTGGCGGCGAACCAGCCTCGGTCGCCCTGCATGCCAGCCTTGGCTTCCGCGATGCGGGGCGCATGCATGCCGTCGGGCGCAAATTCGGGCGCTGGCTCGACACTGTCTATATGCAGATCGCGCTGGGCGCTGGCGACAGCCTGCCGCTTGAGCGTGAACCGCAATGAGCCCTTTGCAGAGATCTCTTTTGGGCCGAGGCTCTGGGCAGCTTCCTGCTGTTCGCCACCGTCATCGGCTCGGGCATCATGGCCGAGCGGCTGTCGGGCGGGAATGTCGCGGTTGCTTTGCTGGGTAACACGCTGGCGACCGGGGCGATGCTCTTTGTGCTGATCACCATGTTGGGCCCGGTGTCGGGCGCGCATTTCAACCCGGCGGTGACGCTGGTGATGCGCCTGCGTCATGCGATCACCACAAGGGCGGCGCTGACTTACGGGGTAGCGCAAATGGCGGGCGGCGTGCTGGGCGTGTGGAGCGCCCATGCCATGTTCGACCTGCCGGTCTGGCAGGTCTCGCAGCATATACGCACCGG is part of the Novosphingobium sp. genome and encodes:
- a CDS encoding helix-turn-helix transcriptional regulator — its product is MDALAVIKALAALAQEHRLAAFRLLVQAGEEGLPAGVIGEKLGVVSSSMSFHLAALANAGLVTQRRQSRLIIYTANYPAMNALMGYLTENCCGGVPCTDDLLCCPSPSAPSHSAPEEDVA
- a CDS encoding arsenate reductase ArsC, giving the protein MTDRIFNVLFLCTGNSARSIIGEVLTNHHGAGRFRAYSAGSNPKGEVHPMAIETLGSLGYDTAGLRSKSWGEFTGPDAPQFDFIFTVCDNAAGEACPVWLGHPMTAHWGIEDPAAVEGDGQGQAFINAISYLHRRIELFLSLKLSVLDGMATERKLKDIGQIEGASLKAENPQ
- the arsC gene encoding arsenate reductase (glutaredoxin) (This arsenate reductase requires both glutathione and glutaredoxin to convert arsenate to arsenite, after which the efflux transporter formed by ArsA and ArsB can extrude the arsenite from the cell, providing resistance.), yielding MTTDIIIYHNPECGTSRNALAMIRNAGIEPHVVEYLKTPPSRPLLESLIARAGITPRALLREKGTPFAELGLDNPDLSDVQLIDAMMEHPILINRPLVVSPLGVKLCRPSEEVLDLIPAQQRGAFAKEDGEQVIDAEGKRITAG
- a CDS encoding N-acetyltransferase family protein; protein product: MAPAITIRQAAVQDGSAIAAIYAHHVLHGTATFDTVPRSTDDTEARIEECLARGWPFLVAERDGAVIGYAYATQFRDRPAYAAACEDSIYLHPDYLGQGVGKVLLAALLVAAEQAGFRQMIAVAGGGEPASVALHASLGFRDAGRMHAVGRKFGRWLDTVYMQIALGAGDSLPLEREPQ
- a CDS encoding MIP/aquaporin family protein is translated as MGSFLLFATVIGSGIMAERLSGGNVAVALLGNTLATGAMLFVLITMLGPVSGAHFNPAVTLVMRLRHAITTRAALTYGVAQMAGGVLGVWSAHAMFDLPVWQVSQHIRTGPGQWLGEGIATFGLVLTILGTVQTRAAWVPASVALYITAAYWFTSSTSFANPAITVARCLSDTFAGIAPANVAGFIIAQIIGALAAHHAAKPLFPAKDIL